Genomic segment of Phycisphaerales bacterium AB-hyl4:
TTGATTTATTCCTACACCAATCTGGACGATGTGCTAGCCGCCAGTACCGAGGCTCGTGTCACCCTCAACCTGGGTGGTCACTGTCATCAGAACAGCGGCCTGGTGCATGCCGATGGGACGTATCATCTCGCCGTCGAAGCGCTGTGCGAATCGCCGCATGCCTATGCTTTGGTGACGCTGGCAAGCGATGGATCAATCCAAATGGAGCGTCAGTCGCTCGCCATGCCTACCGCTTACGGGCTAATCGATCTGCACAGTCACACACAGATGGCATATTGTGCCGGAGATGTCCATGTCAATCGGTCGCCGGTTATTGCCGAGGCGATGGGCCTGCGCGGGCTCGCATTCACCGAGCACTCTGGGCATCTCTACTTCAGCAGTGAAGACTTCTGGTCCGGCCGAGCCAGCGCCACCGGCATCGCCGGCGTTCGTGACGAGGATGAGCGGGTGACGGACTACTTCGCGCTCGCTCGTTCCGCAACATCGCAGTTGCCTCTTCTGCTGGGAATGGAGGTCGACACCGATTTCACTGGTTCGCCGGTGATCCATCCAGCCCATCGTGCTGAACTGGAATGGGCGGTCGGCGCCGTTCATTTCATCCCGGCCGAGGCGCAGGACAGTCAGGCGGCATTCGTTGCAGCGTTTCAGCGATTGACGGAGGGGATCTGCGCAAGCGGAATCGACGTGCTGGCTCACCCGTTCCGCATTTTCCGCCGTGAACAGCGTGACGTCCCGGCAACGCTTTATCCCTGGTTGGTTGATGTGCTGCGCCGGACGGGCGTAGCCGCGGAAATCAACTTTCACACCAACGAGCCGCATCCGACGTTCGTGCAGATGTGCCTTGAGTCGGGGGTCCGGCTGACCTTCGGCAGTGACGCCCATGAACTCTGGGAAGTCGGTGAGTTCTTCGGCCACCTGAAACTGCTTGAGCGGCTTGGCGTCAGCGGCGATCCCACCCCCTTCCTGCTGACGCCGCAGTGTCTTGCTGCCTTGCTCAAGCCGTAAATATAATCGATGCAAACCAACCTATTTGGCCGTGACCCTTGCGAAGGCTGTGATGTTCATACCCGCTGTGTTCACCGTCGCGATGGTTTTCACAGGAGATCATAAGCGTGATGCATTTTGGTGTAATTGGTGCGGGCGGACGTGGGAGTATTGCCAAACTGGCGCATCGCCCCGACGATGGATTTGAGTTGAAGATCGTTTGCGATACCCGTCATGAAGTGCATAACGAGTACCGTCAGGAGTTTGGCGACCAAGTTATAGCTACAGACGACTGGCGACAGGTCATTGCACGCGATGACCTGGACGCAGTATTCATTGCCACGCCCGATTATCTGCATGAGGAACATGCCGTCGCCGCGCTGGAGCGAGGGTTGGCCGTTTACCTTGAAAAACCAATGGCGATCACGGTCGAAGGTTGCGATCGGATCCTGCAAACCGCCGAGCGTCATGGCGGTCGGCTGTACGTCGGCCACAACATGCGGTTCTTTCCCGTCATGCGGAAGATCAAAGAACTGATCGATGCGAAAACCATCGGCACAGTACAAGCCATCTGGTGTCGTCACTTCATCGACTACGGCGGCGATGCTTACTTCAAGGATTGGCACAGTGAGCAGCGATACAGCACGAGTTTGCTGCTTCAGAAGGCATCGCACGACATCGACATGATTCACTGGTTCGCTGGGGGCCATACGCGCCGCACGGTCGGTATGGGAAAACTTAGCGTCTACAACCAGGTGAACAACCGAAGGGCATCGGACGAAAAAGTTTCCGTCGTTTTCGACAAAGCCAATTGGCCGCCACTGGCGCAGACAAAACTGAGCCCGGTCATTGACGTCGAGGACCACAGC
This window contains:
- a CDS encoding Gfo/Idh/MocA family protein, with protein sequence MHFGVIGAGGRGSIAKLAHRPDDGFELKIVCDTRHEVHNEYRQEFGDQVIATDDWRQVIARDDLDAVFIATPDYLHEEHAVAALERGLAVYLEKPMAITVEGCDRILQTAERHGGRLYVGHNMRFFPVMRKIKELIDAKTIGTVQAIWCRHFIDYGGDAYFKDWHSEQRYSTSLLLQKASHDIDMIHWFAGGHTRRTVGMGKLSVYNQVNNRRASDEKVSVVFDKANWPPLAQTKLSPVIDVEDHSMILMQLDNGVQASYQQCHYTPDSHRNYTIIGTEGRIENQGDYSTESHQAEVNLWTNRGDQHETIRIPSTPGTHGGADPEVVADFLRFLETGHTHGASPLDARMSVATGVMATQSLRAGSQPYDVPAVAHRGNAH
- a CDS encoding metallophosphoesterase; the encoded protein is MAFTFAILTDLHYGDPGPLAERRGELAAVLLQRTVERLNRFVKPHLVVVLGDLLNHPEVERATEDLHELRSILDGLACPYLAIPGNHDFAPAQFYDVMPEPEAITQIDDVRLLCFADREEPGCHARRTEADLVRLRSARHDGFSGSLVTLQHVPVMPRGQELIYSYTNLDDVLAASTEARVTLNLGGHCHQNSGLVHADGTYHLAVEALCESPHAYALVTLASDGSIQMERQSLAMPTAYGLIDLHSHTQMAYCAGDVHVNRSPVIAEAMGLRGLAFTEHSGHLYFSSEDFWSGRASATGIAGVRDEDERVTDYFALARSATSQLPLLLGMEVDTDFTGSPVIHPAHRAELEWAVGAVHFIPAEAQDSQAAFVAAFQRLTEGICASGIDVLAHPFRIFRREQRDVPATLYPWLVDVLRRTGVAAEINFHTNEPHPTFVQMCLESGVRLTFGSDAHELWEVGEFFGHLKLLERLGVSGDPTPFLLTPQCLAALLKP